The following proteins are encoded in a genomic region of Ostrinia nubilalis chromosome 1, ilOstNubi1.1, whole genome shotgun sequence:
- the LOC135088487 gene encoding probable ATP-dependent RNA helicase Dbp73D — translation MDLFVINRYREDEDNNIVNQETKHLEKLKKDIEERRKLYASTHTLDVNVKSSKPSSETKQSNVVKVVEKVLKDEIQVQTSPIEVDLKPHRQDKITHEFKVLGGNDFEQKPKVHRILPYWLSHPYSVSRNLQNKLHAIADQTWLHSTLKSTLESDGISHLFPVQAEVIPFILQEHELPQPLWPHDICVSAPTGSGKTLSFAIPIIQVLMKDVGHHIRAMVVLPVQELAAQIFKVFKKYCQRTGLKVALLSGSIPLHQEQQQIVRYTESHGWISEVDIIVCTAGRLVEHIQNTNGFSLKHLKFLVIDEADRIMENIQNDWLYHMDKHIKLENELLSGKVPNLNWDCLIRHKAPPHKLLFSATLSQDPEKLEQWGLFQPKLFSAAQVNKFEDEDHIRKYTTPDELKENFVVCSAEHKPLLLYHFLLEKDWDKVLCFTNAAQSAHRLTVLLNTWGKGKIKVAELSAALDRTTRDDVLRKFTQSEINVLIGTDALARGIDIPDCNYVISYDPPRNIKTYIHRVGRTGRAGRIGHAVIMLLPNQTNLFTEVLKSGGKSEIPAMNVHPDVFSRLNGSYEKAIEETKNLINSEIHLKVEKSIELKRGFKSRKRKAQ, via the exons ATggatttatttgttattaacag ATATAGAGAGGATGAGGACAATAATATTGTCAACCAGGAAACAAAACATTTGGAGAAATTGAAAAAAGATatagaagaaagaagaaaattgTATGCCAGCACACACACTTTAGATGTAAATGTAAAGTCTAGTAAACCATCAAGCGAAACAAAACAAAGCAATGTTGTTAAAGTTGTTGAGAAAGTTTTAAAAGATGAAATTCAGGTGCAAACTTCACCTATCGAAGTTGACCTGAAACCCCATAGGCAAGATAAAATAACACATGAATTTAAAGTATTAGGGGGAAACGATTTTGAACAGAAGCCCAAG gttCATAGGATTTTACCATATTGGCTATCACATCCATATAGTGTGTCCAGGAACTTGCAAAATAAATTGCATGCCATTGCTGATCAGACTTGGTTACACAGTACCCTAAAATCAACTTTAGAAAGTGATGGTATATCCCATTTGTTTCCTGTTCAAGCCGAAGTAATTCCTTTCATTCTTCAAGAGCATGAGTTGCCACAACCTCTTTGGCCACATGATATCTGTGTTTCTGCACCTACAGGCAGTGGAAAAACATTATCTTTTGCAATCCCAATTATACAG GTGTTGATGAAGGATGTAGGACATCATATCAGAGCCATGGTGGTATTGCCTGTACAAGAACTAGCTGCTCAAATTTTTAAAGTGTTTAAAAAATACTGCCAGAGAACTGGGTTAAAAGTGGCTTTGCTGAGTGGTTCCATCCCACTGCATCAAGAACAGCAACAGATTGTTCGTTATA CTGAATCACATGGTTGGATCAGCGAAGTTGACATCATAGTCTGTACAGCTGGTCGCCTGGTGGAGCATATTCAAAACACCAATGGCTTCTCTCTGAAGCATTTAAAATTTTTAGTAATAGATGAAGCAGACAGAATCATGGAAAACATACAAAATGACTGGCTCTACCACATGGATAAACACATAAAATTAGAAAACGAGCTTTTGTCTGGAAAAGTACCAAACCTAAATTGGGACTGCCTCATACGACATAAAGCTCCTCCTCACAAGCTGCTATTTTCAGCTACTTTATCTCAAGATCCTGAAAAACTAGAACAGTGGGGATTATTCCAGCCCAAATTATTTTCAGCTGCACAAGTTAATAAATTTGAAGATGAAGATCACATAAGAAAGTATACAACTCCAGATGAGTTGAAAGAAAACTTTGTCGTTTGTAGTGCGGAACATAAACCCCTCTTACTTTACCATTTTCTGCTTGAAAAAGACTGGGACAAAGTGCTTTGTTTCACAAACGCAGCTCAGTCTGCTCATAGACTCACAGTACTTTTGAATACTTGGGGTAAGGGAAAAATTAAAGTTGCCGAGTTATCTGCTGCTTTAGATAGAACCACAAGAGATGATGTTTTAAGGAAATTCACCCAATCTGAAATAAATGT tctAATTGGAACAGATGCTTTGGCACGAGGGATTGATATTCCTGACTGTAATTATGTGATATCATATGACCCACCaagaaatataaaaacatacatacatcgCGTCGGCAGAACCGGTCGTGCGGGCCGCATAGGACATGCTGTCATAATGCTGTTACCCAACCAGACCAATTTATTTACG gAGGTATTGAAATCTGGTGGAAAGTCTGAAATACCTGCAATGAATGTACATCCTGATGTATTTAGTAGATTAAATGGAAGTTACGAGAAGGCTATTGAAgaaactaaaaatttaattaattctgaAATCCATCTCAAAGTTGAGAAATCAATTGAATTAAAAAGAGGATTTAAATCCAGAAAACGTAAGgcacaataa
- the LOC135080218 gene encoding cullin-associated NEDD8-dissociated protein 1, with amino-acid sequence MASVSYQIANLLEKMTSSDKDFRFMATNDLMTELQKDSIKLDDDSERKVVKMLLRLLEDKNGEVQNLAVKCLGPLVNKVKEYQVESIVETLCANMLSDTEQLRDISSIGLKTVISELPLGSNTLAANVCKKITGRLSSAIEKQEDVSVQLEALDILADLLSRFGGLLISFHPLLLNSLLPQLASPRQAVRKRTIVALSHLVMSCNASLYNKLIDHLLEGLGSSTSSSVSRTHIQCIASVCRQAGHRFGEQLWRVAPQVLEHSNDADEELREHCLQALEAFVLKCPKEVQPHIPTIIDLCLKMITYDPNYNYEDEEEDGGGEDEEMEDESFAPDAEPESDSEEYSDDDDMSWKVRRAAAKCLESVIATRHELLSEMYQSVSPALIARFKEREENVKCDILSAYTALLRATRPPPALQMNMAPAADSPQALLIQRVPGVVRGALRVIRGRSVRARGCALALLRELLAAAPGCLADHAARVVRALTPALTDKSTASSMKIETLVFVVCLLRGHAAGAMRAHVAALTPAVLACVHDPFYKVTAEALRVLQTLVKVIRPLDTLVFVVCLLRAHVAALTPAVLACVHDPFYKVTAEALRVLQTLVKVIRPLDNIEMIEGSDEVHVEPPPEELQQFIPAMYECTLVRLRATDMDQEVKERAIATCGQLICHFGDYLQNELPVCLPIFLERLRNEITRLTTVKALTKIASSPLRIDLRPILSDVVPILGSFLRKNQRALKLSTLVLLDTLVQNYSNDISIELLSKVLMEVPPLVCESDLHCAQTALALVRGACVRCPAALTADARQALTPNILALAKSPLLQGGALKAMLSVLSALVAADVAGCSRRELLALLVAPVHRVHDHNATAHHIKQVTHSSAGDAERAERAGGARAPRARPQRHRAPHQAGDAQVAQAMLSVLSALVAPVHRVHDHNATAHHIKQAFHSLAKCVAAVVVAGGQAEALEVVRGFLRDAAHPPSDPTHMFALLALAEIGRHLDLSSIPNLKEVLLNSFTPSSEEVKSAASYALGSVAVGNLPEFLPFILREIEAQPKRQYLLLHSLREIISCESCTPEGVEALRPFIPEIWVQLSKHCQCAEEGSRNVVAECLGKLCLLEPQDLLPHLKEFLKSPEPLTRTTAVTAVKFTISDQPQAIDPLLRACMAELLVPLRDPALGVRRVALVAFNSAAHNKPSLIRDLLPSVLPTIYSETKVKKELIREVEMGPFKHSVDDGLDLRKAAFECMYTLLGSCLDRLDVFEFLRHVEDGLRDHYDIKMLTYLMCARLAQLCPAVVLQRLESLVEPLRATCTMKVKANSVKQEYEKQDELKRSALRAAAALLQIPEAEKNPHLMDFVTQIKSFPDLQPIFEAILKDASGGGVDANLMDQS; translated from the exons ATGGCTAGTGTCTCGTATCAAATTGCAAATCTTCTCGAGAAG ATGACATCTAGCGATAAAGACTTCAGGTTCATGGCTACTAATGACTTGATGACTGAGTTACAAAAGGACAGCATCAAACTTGATGATGATTCTGAAAGAAAGGTAGTAAAGATGCTGTTACGTTTACTGGAAGACAAGAATGGTGAAGTCCAAAATTTAGCAGTGAAATG CCTTGGTCCTCTTGTAAACAAAGTAAAGGAATATCAAGTAGAAAGCATTGTCGAAACTCTCTGTGCTAATATGCTCTCAGATACGGAACAACTACGTGACATCAGTAGCATTggattaaaaactgtaatttCAGAGCTTCCTTTAGGCTCTAATACTTTAGCTGCTAATGTTTGTAAGAAAATTACTGGACGACTGAGTAGTGCTATTGAgaag CAAGAGGATGTGTCGGTCCAACTGGAAGCATTAGACATCCTAGCTGACCTGTTGAGCAGATTTGGTGGACTGCTCATATCTTTCCATCCATTGTTGCTAAACTCCCTACTGCCTCAACTTGCTTCTCCTCGCCAA GCTGTACGTAAACGCACAATAGTTGCATTGTCCCACTTGGTCATGTCCTGTAATGCATCTCTGTACAATAAACTCATTGATCATCTTCTGGAAGGACTGGGATCCTCTACGTCTTCCAGTGTCAGTCGTACACACATACAATGCATTGCTTCAGTATG TCGTCAAGCAGGTCATAGATTTGGAGAGCAACTGTGGCGTGTCGCTCCACAAGTTCTGGAACATTCTAACGATGCTGATGAGGAGCTGCGTGAGCACTGTCTTCAAGCCCTGGAGGCGTTTGTTTTGAAATGCCCCAAAGAAGTGCAACCTCATATTCCAACG ATTATTGATCTATGCTTGAAAATGATCACATACGATCCAAACTACAACTATGAGGATGAGGAAGAAGATGGTGGTGGTGAGGATGAAGAGATGGAGGATGAATCTTTTGCTCCAGACGCTGAACCCGAGTCCGATTCTGAAGAATATTCTGATGACGATGACATGTCTTGgaag GTGAGACGCGCGGCTGCCAAGTGTTTAGAGTCTGTCATTGCAACGCGCCATGAGCTTTTATCGGAAATGTATCAATCTGTATCCCCAGCTTTGATTGCGAGATTCAAAG AGCGCGAGGAGAATGTGAAGTGCGACATCCTGAGCGCTTACACCGCTCTGCTGCGCGCCACGCGGCCCCCGCCCGCGCTGCAGATGAACATGGCGCCTGCTGCCGACTCCCCGCAAGCACTGTTGATCCAGAGG GTTCCCGGCGTAGTGCGTGGCGCCCTGCGCGTGATTCGCGGGCGCAGCGTGCGCGCTCGAGGCTGCGCGCTAGCCTTGCTGCGTGAACTGCTCGCTGCCGCGCCTGGGTGCCTCGCCGACCACGCCGCTCGCGTCGTGCGCGCTTTGACACCTGCGCTTAC CGACAAAAGCACAGCATCGTCCATGAAGATCGAGACGCTGGTTTTCGTTGTGTGCCTGCTCCGCGGGCACGCGGCGGGCGCCATGCGGGCGCACGTGGCGGCGCTGACGCCGGCGGTGCTGGCGTGCGTGCACGACCCCTTCTACAAGGTCACGGCCGAGGCGCTGCGCGTGCTGCAGACGCTGGTCAAGGTCATCCGGCCGCTGG ATACTCTGGTGTTCGTGGTGTGCCTGCTGCGGGCGCACGTGGCGGCGCTGACGCCGGCGGTGCTGGCGTGCGTGCACGACCCCTTCTACAAGGTCACGGCCGAGGCGCTGCGCGTGCTGCAGACGCTGGTCAAGGTCATCCGTCCGCTGG ATAACATCGAAATGATCGAGGGCTCCGACGAGGTCCACGTGGAGCCGCCGCCCGAAGAGCTGCAGCAGTTCATCCCGGCCATGTACGAGTGTACTTTAGTGCGTCTGCGCGCCACCGATATGGACCAAGAGGTCAAGGAACGCGCCATCGCTACTTGCGGACAGCTCATCTGCCACTTTGGGGACTACTTGCAG AACGAACTTCCAGTGTGCCTTCCAATATTCTTAGAGCGACTGCGCAACGAAATCACACGCCTAACTACTGTTAAGGCTCTTACTAAAATAGCTTCATCACCTTTACGCATCGATTTACGACCTATTTTG TCTGATGTGGTGCCAATCCTTGGCTCTTTCCTGAGAAAGAACCAACGAGCTCTGAAATTATCTACCTTGGTGTTGTTGGACACACTAGTCCAAAATTACAGTAATGATATCAGTATAGAATTACTTAGTAAG GTGCTAATGGAGGTCCCGCCGCTTGTGTGCGAGTCGGATCTACACTGCGCGCAAACAGCGCTCGCTTTAGTTCGAGGCGCATGCGTCCGCTGTCCTGCCGCGCTTACGGCCGATGCCCGCCAGGCGCTCACGCCCAATATCCTCGCGCTAGCCAAGTCACCGCTGCTGCAAG GCGGCGCCCTGAAGGCGATGCTGAGCGTGCTGAGCGCGCTGGTGGCAGCGGACGTGGCGGGCTGCTCGCGCCGCGAGCTGCTGGCGCTGCTGGTGGCGCCCGTGCACCGCGTGCACGACCACAACGCCACCGCGCACCACATCAAGCAGGTGACGCACAGTAGCGCAGGCGATGCTGAGCGTGCTGAGCGCGCTGGTGGCGCCCGTGCACCGCGTGCACGACCACAACGCCACCGCGCACCACATCAAGCAGGTGACGCACA AGTAGCGCAGGCGATGCTGAGCGTGCTGAGCGCGCTGGTGGCGCCCGTGCACCGCGTGCACGACCACAACGCCACCGCGCACCACATCAAGCAG GCGTTCCACTCGCTGGCCAAGTGCGTGGCGGCCGTGGTGGTGGCGGGCGGGCAGGCGGAGGCGCTGGAGGTGGTGCGCGGCTTCCTGCGCGACGCCGCGCACCCGCCCAGCGACCCTACACATATGTTTGCACTGCTCGCACTCGCTGAGATTGGGCGGCACTT AGATCTAAGCTCGATCCCGAACCTGAAGGAGGTGCTGCTGAACTCGTTCACTCCCTCCTCCGAGGAGGTGAAGTCCGCCGCGAGCTACGCGCTGGGCTCGGTGGCGGTGGGCAACCTGCCCGAGTTCCTGCCCTTCATCCTGCGCGAGATCGAGGCGCAGCCCAAGCGGCAGTACCTCCTGCTGCACTCGCTGAGAGAG ATAATTTCATGTGAATCTTGCACACCTGAAGGTGTAGAAGCGCTTAGACCATTTATCCCTGAAATCTGGGTGCAACTATCTAAACATTGTCAATGTGCCGAAGAGGGATCCCGGAATGTT GTTGCCGAATGCTTAGGAAAATTATGCTTGTTAGAACCCCAAGACTTATTGCCGCATTTGAAAGAGTTCCTAAAATCGCCCGAGCCACTGACTAGAACAACCGCTGTAACTGCCGTCAAATTCACTATCTCGGATCAG CCGCAAGCCATCGACCCTTTGCTCCGCGCGTGCATGGCCGAGCTGTTAGTGCCGCTGCGCGACCCGGCGCTGGGCGTGCGGCGCGTGGCGCTGGTGGCCTTCAACTCCGCCGCGCACAACAAGCCCTCGCTCATCCGCGACCTGCTGCCCAGCGTGCTGCCCACCATCTACAGCGAGACCAAAGTCAAG AAAGAGCTCATCCGCGAAGTAGAAATGGGTCCATTCAAGCACTCGGTCGACGACGGTCTGGACTTACGCAAGGCAGCCTTCGAGTGCATGTACACACTGCTCGGCAGCTGCCTGGACCGCCTCGACGTGTTCGAGTTCCTGCGCCACGTGGAGGACGGCCTGCGCGACCACTACGACATCAAGATGCTCACCTACCTCATGTGCGCGCGGCTGGCTCAGCTGTGCCCCGCTGTCGTGCTGCAGA GGCTAGAAAGCTTAGTGGAGCCTCTTAGGGCGACGTGCACGATGAAGGTGAAGGCCAACTCGGTGAAGCAGGAGTACGAGAAGCAGGACGAGCTCAAGCGCTCCGCACTGCGGGCGGCCGCGGCGCTGCTGCAGATACCCGAAGCCG AAAAGAACCCTCACCTGATGGACTTCGTGACGCAGATCAAGTCGTTCCCGGACCTGCAGCCCATCTTCGAGGCGATCCTGAAGGACgccagcggcggcggcgtggaCGCCAACCTCATGGACCAGAGCTAG